From Toxorhynchites rutilus septentrionalis strain SRP chromosome 2, ASM2978413v1, whole genome shotgun sequence, a single genomic window includes:
- the LOC129771016 gene encoding sodium/potassium/calcium exchanger 3-like isoform X1: MMMGPGKFSGLLALVVFACGVNSIYVPKLYDYFNYLHPSNESTSDELSTLEKASIEFIPGTNDSVVPMVCVISTSMDDLPPDIFTKTQRLQGAIVLHFFAAIYFFTILAYICSEYFLPSVECICEDLHLSEDVAAATFMATATSMPEFFTNTISTLVVDSDMGLGTIMGSMLFNTLGVAALVGLLTKSHVQLDWWPLTRDSVIVIISTSCLVGSLWDERIYWYEAVLFVILYVLYFLVMFQNNRMKKIAVELIENRWDLCRRMHPKPKDEYIESYKSTNKYSVAGIAETKNSALESPVDKEVPSSTENSTVESDKNTSSGMQLFRISTGSWLSVFWWFYTLPFRILVHVTVPNARTHRRLYPLTFLMCIVWIAATSYVVFWMMALIGETFEVPDTVMGLTFLAFGGCMPEAVSAVTVIRQGNGAMGVSNSLGANTLAILFSLGLPWFIRTMKEGGATTGAYIEINSYGMQYSVMALFGAIAILYFVLFAAKYTLRKLVGVILMVGYLVIVTFMILVELDVIFPSENTC, from the exons ATGATGATGGGTCCAGGAAAATTCAGTGGTTTATTAGCGCTAGTTGTGTTCGCGTGTGGTGTCAATTCAATCTATG TACCCAAACTTTACGATTACTTCAACTACCTTCACCCATCGAACGAATCCACCAGCGATGAGTTATCGACCTTGGAAAAGGCCAGCATCGAGTTTATTCCAGGAACGAATGATTCTGTGGTACCGATGGTATGCGTGATATCCACCTCTATGGATGACCTTCCGCCGGACATTTTTACAA AAACGCAACGACTGCAAGGTGCGATTGTGCTTCATTTTTTCGCCGCCatttattttttcacaatactgGCCTACATTTGTAGTGAGTACTTCCTGCCCTCGGTGGAGTGTATCTGCGAGGATCTGCATCTGTCGGAG GACGTAGCAGCCGCAACGTTTATGGCGACAGCAACATCAATGCCGGAGTTCTTCACCAACACGATCAGCACGCTGGTAGTGGACTCTGACATGGGCCTGGGGACGATTATGGGGTCCATGCTGTTTAACACCTTGGGAGTGGCTGCCTTGGTTGGCTTGTTGACGAAAAGT CATGTGCAACTGGACTGGTGGCCACTGACTAGGGATTCGGTGATCGTGATAATCAGCACCAGCTGTTTGGTCGGAAGTTTGTGGGATGAACGCATTTACTGGTATGAAGCGGTATTGTTCGTAATATTGTATGTCCTGTATTTCTTGGTGATGTTTCAAAACAACAGAATGAAGAAAATTGCCGTAGAACTGATCGAAAACCGATGGGACTTATGCAGACGAATGCATCCCAAACCTAAGGATGAGTACATAGAAAGTTACAAATCTACAAACAAATATTCTGTAGCGGGGATAGCGGAAACGAAAAACTCTGCTTTGGAGTCTCCGGTCGACAAAGAAGTGCCGAGTAGTACCGAGAATTCTACCGTTGAATCGGACAAAAATACTAGCAGCGGAATGCAGCTGTTCAGAATCTCAACTGGATCATGGTTAAGCGTTTTCTGGTGGTTCTACACATTACCGTTCCGGATACTTGTACATGTTACAGTGCCGAACGCTCGAACTCATCGCAGATTGTACCCGCTAACGTTCCTGATGTGCATCGTATGGATAGCGGCCACATCTTATGTGGTTTTTTGGATGATGGCCTTAATCGGGGAAACGTTTGAAGTTCCAGACACGGTTATGGGACTCACATTTCTTGCCTTCGGTGGGTGCATGCCCGAAGCCGTTTCTGCCGTTACGGTGATCAGACAAG GAAACGGTGCGATGGGAGTGTCCAATTCCCTGGGGGCCAACACTCTTGCGATATTGTTCTCCTTGGGTTTGCCGTGGTTCATAAGGACCATGAAAGAAGGTGGAGCGACCACGGGGGCATACATCGAAATCAACTCGTATGGGATGCAGTACTCAGTGATGGCTCTTTTCGGCGCTATTGCCATACTGTATTTCGTTCTGTTTGCTGCTAAGTACACGTTGCGTAAGCTGGTTGGAGTGATCTTAATGGTGGGATATTTAGTGATAGTTACCTTCATGATATTAGTGGAGCTGGATGTTATCTTCCCTTCGGAGAATACATGTTAA
- the LOC129771016 gene encoding sodium/potassium/calcium exchanger 3-like isoform X2 — protein MFSVKNVQFIWKLLTSELILCFRRVPKLYDYFNYLHPSNESTSDELSTLEKASIEFIPGTNDSVVPMVCVISTSMDDLPPDIFTKTQRLQGAIVLHFFAAIYFFTILAYICSEYFLPSVECICEDLHLSEDVAAATFMATATSMPEFFTNTISTLVVDSDMGLGTIMGSMLFNTLGVAALVGLLTKSHVQLDWWPLTRDSVIVIISTSCLVGSLWDERIYWYEAVLFVILYVLYFLVMFQNNRMKKIAVELIENRWDLCRRMHPKPKDEYIESYKSTNKYSVAGIAETKNSALESPVDKEVPSSTENSTVESDKNTSSGMQLFRISTGSWLSVFWWFYTLPFRILVHVTVPNARTHRRLYPLTFLMCIVWIAATSYVVFWMMALIGETFEVPDTVMGLTFLAFGGCMPEAVSAVTVIRQGNGAMGVSNSLGANTLAILFSLGLPWFIRTMKEGGATTGAYIEINSYGMQYSVMALFGAIAILYFVLFAAKYTLRKLVGVILMVGYLVIVTFMILVELDVIFPSENTC, from the exons atgttttctgtcaaaAACGTGCAATTCATCTGGAAGTTACTGACTTCAGAATTGATCTTGTGTTTCAGGAGAG TACCCAAACTTTACGATTACTTCAACTACCTTCACCCATCGAACGAATCCACCAGCGATGAGTTATCGACCTTGGAAAAGGCCAGCATCGAGTTTATTCCAGGAACGAATGATTCTGTGGTACCGATGGTATGCGTGATATCCACCTCTATGGATGACCTTCCGCCGGACATTTTTACAA AAACGCAACGACTGCAAGGTGCGATTGTGCTTCATTTTTTCGCCGCCatttattttttcacaatactgGCCTACATTTGTAGTGAGTACTTCCTGCCCTCGGTGGAGTGTATCTGCGAGGATCTGCATCTGTCGGAG GACGTAGCAGCCGCAACGTTTATGGCGACAGCAACATCAATGCCGGAGTTCTTCACCAACACGATCAGCACGCTGGTAGTGGACTCTGACATGGGCCTGGGGACGATTATGGGGTCCATGCTGTTTAACACCTTGGGAGTGGCTGCCTTGGTTGGCTTGTTGACGAAAAGT CATGTGCAACTGGACTGGTGGCCACTGACTAGGGATTCGGTGATCGTGATAATCAGCACCAGCTGTTTGGTCGGAAGTTTGTGGGATGAACGCATTTACTGGTATGAAGCGGTATTGTTCGTAATATTGTATGTCCTGTATTTCTTGGTGATGTTTCAAAACAACAGAATGAAGAAAATTGCCGTAGAACTGATCGAAAACCGATGGGACTTATGCAGACGAATGCATCCCAAACCTAAGGATGAGTACATAGAAAGTTACAAATCTACAAACAAATATTCTGTAGCGGGGATAGCGGAAACGAAAAACTCTGCTTTGGAGTCTCCGGTCGACAAAGAAGTGCCGAGTAGTACCGAGAATTCTACCGTTGAATCGGACAAAAATACTAGCAGCGGAATGCAGCTGTTCAGAATCTCAACTGGATCATGGTTAAGCGTTTTCTGGTGGTTCTACACATTACCGTTCCGGATACTTGTACATGTTACAGTGCCGAACGCTCGAACTCATCGCAGATTGTACCCGCTAACGTTCCTGATGTGCATCGTATGGATAGCGGCCACATCTTATGTGGTTTTTTGGATGATGGCCTTAATCGGGGAAACGTTTGAAGTTCCAGACACGGTTATGGGACTCACATTTCTTGCCTTCGGTGGGTGCATGCCCGAAGCCGTTTCTGCCGTTACGGTGATCAGACAAG GAAACGGTGCGATGGGAGTGTCCAATTCCCTGGGGGCCAACACTCTTGCGATATTGTTCTCCTTGGGTTTGCCGTGGTTCATAAGGACCATGAAAGAAGGTGGAGCGACCACGGGGGCATACATCGAAATCAACTCGTATGGGATGCAGTACTCAGTGATGGCTCTTTTCGGCGCTATTGCCATACTGTATTTCGTTCTGTTTGCTGCTAAGTACACGTTGCGTAAGCTGGTTGGAGTGATCTTAATGGTGGGATATTTAGTGATAGTTACCTTCATGATATTAGTGGAGCTGGATGTTATCTTCCCTTCGGAGAATACATGTTAA
- the LOC129771016 gene encoding sodium/potassium/calcium exchanger 3-like isoform X3: MAVPKLYDYFNYLHPSNESTSDELSTLEKASIEFIPGTNDSVVPMVCVISTSMDDLPPDIFTKTQRLQGAIVLHFFAAIYFFTILAYICSEYFLPSVECICEDLHLSEDVAAATFMATATSMPEFFTNTISTLVVDSDMGLGTIMGSMLFNTLGVAALVGLLTKSHVQLDWWPLTRDSVIVIISTSCLVGSLWDERIYWYEAVLFVILYVLYFLVMFQNNRMKKIAVELIENRWDLCRRMHPKPKDEYIESYKSTNKYSVAGIAETKNSALESPVDKEVPSSTENSTVESDKNTSSGMQLFRISTGSWLSVFWWFYTLPFRILVHVTVPNARTHRRLYPLTFLMCIVWIAATSYVVFWMMALIGETFEVPDTVMGLTFLAFGGCMPEAVSAVTVIRQGNGAMGVSNSLGANTLAILFSLGLPWFIRTMKEGGATTGAYIEINSYGMQYSVMALFGAIAILYFVLFAAKYTLRKLVGVILMVGYLVIVTFMILVELDVIFPSENTC, translated from the exons ATGGCAG TACCCAAACTTTACGATTACTTCAACTACCTTCACCCATCGAACGAATCCACCAGCGATGAGTTATCGACCTTGGAAAAGGCCAGCATCGAGTTTATTCCAGGAACGAATGATTCTGTGGTACCGATGGTATGCGTGATATCCACCTCTATGGATGACCTTCCGCCGGACATTTTTACAA AAACGCAACGACTGCAAGGTGCGATTGTGCTTCATTTTTTCGCCGCCatttattttttcacaatactgGCCTACATTTGTAGTGAGTACTTCCTGCCCTCGGTGGAGTGTATCTGCGAGGATCTGCATCTGTCGGAG GACGTAGCAGCCGCAACGTTTATGGCGACAGCAACATCAATGCCGGAGTTCTTCACCAACACGATCAGCACGCTGGTAGTGGACTCTGACATGGGCCTGGGGACGATTATGGGGTCCATGCTGTTTAACACCTTGGGAGTGGCTGCCTTGGTTGGCTTGTTGACGAAAAGT CATGTGCAACTGGACTGGTGGCCACTGACTAGGGATTCGGTGATCGTGATAATCAGCACCAGCTGTTTGGTCGGAAGTTTGTGGGATGAACGCATTTACTGGTATGAAGCGGTATTGTTCGTAATATTGTATGTCCTGTATTTCTTGGTGATGTTTCAAAACAACAGAATGAAGAAAATTGCCGTAGAACTGATCGAAAACCGATGGGACTTATGCAGACGAATGCATCCCAAACCTAAGGATGAGTACATAGAAAGTTACAAATCTACAAACAAATATTCTGTAGCGGGGATAGCGGAAACGAAAAACTCTGCTTTGGAGTCTCCGGTCGACAAAGAAGTGCCGAGTAGTACCGAGAATTCTACCGTTGAATCGGACAAAAATACTAGCAGCGGAATGCAGCTGTTCAGAATCTCAACTGGATCATGGTTAAGCGTTTTCTGGTGGTTCTACACATTACCGTTCCGGATACTTGTACATGTTACAGTGCCGAACGCTCGAACTCATCGCAGATTGTACCCGCTAACGTTCCTGATGTGCATCGTATGGATAGCGGCCACATCTTATGTGGTTTTTTGGATGATGGCCTTAATCGGGGAAACGTTTGAAGTTCCAGACACGGTTATGGGACTCACATTTCTTGCCTTCGGTGGGTGCATGCCCGAAGCCGTTTCTGCCGTTACGGTGATCAGACAAG GAAACGGTGCGATGGGAGTGTCCAATTCCCTGGGGGCCAACACTCTTGCGATATTGTTCTCCTTGGGTTTGCCGTGGTTCATAAGGACCATGAAAGAAGGTGGAGCGACCACGGGGGCATACATCGAAATCAACTCGTATGGGATGCAGTACTCAGTGATGGCTCTTTTCGGCGCTATTGCCATACTGTATTTCGTTCTGTTTGCTGCTAAGTACACGTTGCGTAAGCTGGTTGGAGTGATCTTAATGGTGGGATATTTAGTGATAGTTACCTTCATGATATTAGTGGAGCTGGATGTTATCTTCCCTTCGGAGAATACATGTTAA
- the LOC129771016 gene encoding sodium/potassium/calcium exchanger 3-like isoform X4, protein MVCVISTSMDDLPPDIFTKTQRLQGAIVLHFFAAIYFFTILAYICSEYFLPSVECICEDLHLSEDVAAATFMATATSMPEFFTNTISTLVVDSDMGLGTIMGSMLFNTLGVAALVGLLTKSHVQLDWWPLTRDSVIVIISTSCLVGSLWDERIYWYEAVLFVILYVLYFLVMFQNNRMKKIAVELIENRWDLCRRMHPKPKDEYIESYKSTNKYSVAGIAETKNSALESPVDKEVPSSTENSTVESDKNTSSGMQLFRISTGSWLSVFWWFYTLPFRILVHVTVPNARTHRRLYPLTFLMCIVWIAATSYVVFWMMALIGETFEVPDTVMGLTFLAFGGCMPEAVSAVTVIRQGNGAMGVSNSLGANTLAILFSLGLPWFIRTMKEGGATTGAYIEINSYGMQYSVMALFGAIAILYFVLFAAKYTLRKLVGVILMVGYLVIVTFMILVELDVIFPSENTC, encoded by the exons ATGGTATGCGTGATATCCACCTCTATGGATGACCTTCCGCCGGACATTTTTACAA AAACGCAACGACTGCAAGGTGCGATTGTGCTTCATTTTTTCGCCGCCatttattttttcacaatactgGCCTACATTTGTAGTGAGTACTTCCTGCCCTCGGTGGAGTGTATCTGCGAGGATCTGCATCTGTCGGAG GACGTAGCAGCCGCAACGTTTATGGCGACAGCAACATCAATGCCGGAGTTCTTCACCAACACGATCAGCACGCTGGTAGTGGACTCTGACATGGGCCTGGGGACGATTATGGGGTCCATGCTGTTTAACACCTTGGGAGTGGCTGCCTTGGTTGGCTTGTTGACGAAAAGT CATGTGCAACTGGACTGGTGGCCACTGACTAGGGATTCGGTGATCGTGATAATCAGCACCAGCTGTTTGGTCGGAAGTTTGTGGGATGAACGCATTTACTGGTATGAAGCGGTATTGTTCGTAATATTGTATGTCCTGTATTTCTTGGTGATGTTTCAAAACAACAGAATGAAGAAAATTGCCGTAGAACTGATCGAAAACCGATGGGACTTATGCAGACGAATGCATCCCAAACCTAAGGATGAGTACATAGAAAGTTACAAATCTACAAACAAATATTCTGTAGCGGGGATAGCGGAAACGAAAAACTCTGCTTTGGAGTCTCCGGTCGACAAAGAAGTGCCGAGTAGTACCGAGAATTCTACCGTTGAATCGGACAAAAATACTAGCAGCGGAATGCAGCTGTTCAGAATCTCAACTGGATCATGGTTAAGCGTTTTCTGGTGGTTCTACACATTACCGTTCCGGATACTTGTACATGTTACAGTGCCGAACGCTCGAACTCATCGCAGATTGTACCCGCTAACGTTCCTGATGTGCATCGTATGGATAGCGGCCACATCTTATGTGGTTTTTTGGATGATGGCCTTAATCGGGGAAACGTTTGAAGTTCCAGACACGGTTATGGGACTCACATTTCTTGCCTTCGGTGGGTGCATGCCCGAAGCCGTTTCTGCCGTTACGGTGATCAGACAAG GAAACGGTGCGATGGGAGTGTCCAATTCCCTGGGGGCCAACACTCTTGCGATATTGTTCTCCTTGGGTTTGCCGTGGTTCATAAGGACCATGAAAGAAGGTGGAGCGACCACGGGGGCATACATCGAAATCAACTCGTATGGGATGCAGTACTCAGTGATGGCTCTTTTCGGCGCTATTGCCATACTGTATTTCGTTCTGTTTGCTGCTAAGTACACGTTGCGTAAGCTGGTTGGAGTGATCTTAATGGTGGGATATTTAGTGATAGTTACCTTCATGATATTAGTGGAGCTGGATGTTATCTTCCCTTCGGAGAATACATGTTAA